One region of Geitlerinema sp. PCC 9228 genomic DNA includes:
- a CDS encoding HAD family hydrolase has translation MGRAMLRLITDFDGPIMDVSQRYYRVYQHCLGATRWRGQQVHMLPKEEFWALKRSRVPERKIGMLSGLDEEQGQQFARCRRNLIHSPPFLPLDRPQPGAIEAIERVQKAGVEVVILTMRTILELEAGLNCSRLGHLFPVSSRCCFGHDCQKTIDVEDKPKLMAKTLDTLPPASKTVMVGDTEADIIAAKSHGIPVIAVLCGIRDRERLAVHLPDAIVEDLPAAVDRLLQDFFLEAS, from the coding sequence ATGGGTAGAGCAATGCTGAGACTCATCACCGATTTCGACGGACCAATTATGGATGTCTCCCAGCGCTACTATCGCGTTTACCAGCATTGTCTGGGGGCGACCCGTTGGCGGGGGCAACAAGTACATATGTTGCCAAAAGAGGAATTTTGGGCGTTAAAGCGATCGCGGGTTCCCGAACGCAAGATTGGTATGCTCTCTGGCTTGGATGAAGAACAGGGGCAACAGTTTGCCCGCTGCCGCCGGAATTTGATTCACAGCCCGCCGTTTTTGCCCCTCGACCGCCCCCAACCTGGTGCTATAGAGGCAATCGAAAGGGTACAAAAAGCTGGTGTTGAGGTGGTCATTCTCACCATGCGGACCATTTTAGAGCTCGAAGCCGGTTTAAATTGCAGCCGCCTGGGGCATTTATTTCCCGTTTCCTCGCGCTGCTGTTTTGGTCACGATTGCCAAAAAACCATTGATGTGGAAGACAAACCAAAGCTGATGGCAAAAACGCTAGACACGCTGCCACCAGCTTCCAAAACGGTTATGGTTGGGGATACGGAAGCCGACATTATTGCCGCCAAATCTCACGGGATTCCCGTTATTGCCGTATTGTGTGGCATTCGCGATCGCGAACGGTTGGCGGTTCATCTCCCCGATGCCATTGTTGAGGATCTGCCTGCCGCCGTCGATCGATTGTTGCAAGACTTCTTTTTAGAAGCCAGCTAA
- a CDS encoding CPP1-like family protein: protein MSDLSHYEQLGVPEDASFDEIQAAKARLVEQYKDDRARLESIEAAYDAILMERLRMRQEGKIKVPERIRFAEDKAPAAPPKLNVNPPQKRPEWLERFLDQPDKPFLLRSSAAFAVLAAIGVLASPSLALALGFGGTLYLLNSKEKRFGRSVLLSLGGLAVGLLLGSALEALLPLTLPSGVQPEAVASVVTLGMLWLTSNYIR from the coding sequence ATGAGCGATCTAAGTCACTACGAACAGCTTGGGGTTCCGGAGGATGCCTCGTTTGATGAAATTCAGGCCGCCAAAGCACGTCTTGTAGAACAGTATAAAGACGATCGCGCTCGCTTGGAGTCCATCGAAGCTGCCTACGACGCGATTTTGATGGAACGCTTGCGGATGCGGCAGGAAGGGAAAATCAAAGTTCCCGAACGCATCCGGTTTGCGGAAGATAAAGCGCCCGCTGCCCCGCCCAAGCTGAATGTCAACCCACCGCAAAAAAGGCCTGAGTGGTTGGAAAGATTTCTCGACCAACCAGACAAACCATTTTTACTGCGCTCTAGCGCTGCTTTTGCCGTTTTAGCGGCCATTGGCGTACTGGCTTCTCCTTCTCTAGCACTTGCCCTAGGGTTTGGGGGAACGCTGTACTTGCTCAATAGCAAAGAAAAACGCTTTGGGCGTTCGGTATTGCTTTCTCTAGGTGGATTAGCTGTTGGTTTGCTGCTTGGTAGCGCCTTAGAAGCTTTGCTTCCCCTAACTCTACCTAGTGGGGTACAGCCGGAAGCCGTGGCATCGGTGGTTACTTTAGGGATGTTGTGGCTGACCAGCAACTACATTCGCTAG
- a CDS encoding SDR family oxidoreductase, translated as MGSVQDQIVAITGASSGIGASCAKYFAAAGAKLLLAARRLSRLQELAAELRQEYDVEVKTIPLDVRDRTQVENAIESLPPEWRNIEILINNAGLSRGRDPLQDGHYQDWEEMIDTNVKGLLYVSRAVLTDMVARNSGHIVNIGSIAGRQPYPGGNVYCGSKAAVKSITEGLKQDLLGTAIKVTCIEPGLVETEFSQVRFHGDTERAKKTYEGLTPLTPDDIADVILFVVTRAAHVNISDMLVLPVDQATATMTHRQQ; from the coding sequence ATGGGTTCTGTGCAAGACCAAATCGTCGCAATTACAGGAGCAAGCAGCGGCATTGGTGCTTCCTGTGCCAAATATTTTGCGGCTGCCGGTGCCAAGTTGCTGCTAGCGGCGCGCCGTCTGTCGCGTTTGCAGGAGCTAGCTGCGGAACTGCGCCAAGAATACGATGTTGAGGTAAAAACCATACCTCTAGACGTACGCGATCGCACTCAAGTAGAAAATGCCATTGAATCTTTACCCCCCGAATGGCGAAATATTGAAATTTTAATTAACAATGCTGGTTTGAGCCGCGGTCGCGATCCCCTGCAAGACGGTCACTACCAAGATTGGGAGGAAATGATCGATACCAATGTTAAGGGATTGCTATACGTTTCCCGCGCGGTTCTTACCGATATGGTGGCACGCAACAGCGGTCATATTGTCAATATTGGTTCTATTGCCGGTCGCCAACCCTATCCCGGGGGCAATGTCTACTGCGGTTCCAAGGCAGCTGTGAAATCCATTACCGAAGGGTTGAAACAGGATTTGCTGGGAACGGCGATTAAAGTAACCTGCATCGAACCGGGATTGGTGGAAACGGAATTTAGCCAGGTTCGCTTCCACGGCGATACGGAACGCGCCAAAAAGACCTACGAGGGTCTTACACCGCTCACGCCAGACGATATTGCTGATGTCATTTTGTTTGTCGTCACCCGAGCTGCCCACGTCAACATCAGCGATATGTTGGTTCTTCCTGTAGACCAAGCGACAGCCACTATGACACACCGGCAACAGTGA
- a CDS encoding DUF928 domain-containing protein yields the protein MKARKLPIYLSTIVLAGTMGIGNFPQAGSSARAQTTAANSLEKATQIHFDLPPTEGGPQQTAGGGTRGGCEAPTASNNGSANMTTVALLLPQNKTGMTVSERPTFFAYLSQTSAQKVEFTIRNASETYTYRQTLEVGETPGIISFSLPETAPPLQVGEQYRWSVAAICEPEDRLQDIVAFGRLQRVEESDQLQRQLAAAETPLAKAQAYAENGIWHETTEIVAQLKRQQPNNQAVQDTWVHLLQQDTVALGDIAQQPLLDCCIAPENQQTSRFEPASALSVLEGSPASSQPQ from the coding sequence ATGAAAGCTCGCAAACTCCCAATTTATCTATCCACAATTGTCTTGGCAGGCACCATGGGCATCGGAAATTTCCCCCAGGCGGGCAGTTCCGCACGCGCGCAAACCACCGCTGCCAACTCCCTAGAAAAAGCCACTCAGATTCACTTTGATTTACCTCCCACCGAAGGAGGACCACAACAAACCGCTGGTGGTGGTACGCGCGGTGGTTGTGAAGCCCCCACAGCCAGCAACAACGGCTCTGCCAACATGACCACAGTTGCCCTACTGTTGCCCCAAAACAAAACGGGAATGACCGTTTCCGAACGTCCCACTTTCTTCGCGTACCTATCGCAAACCAGCGCCCAGAAAGTAGAATTTACCATTCGAAATGCTTCCGAAACCTATACCTACCGCCAAACCCTAGAAGTGGGGGAAACACCCGGGATTATCAGCTTTTCCCTACCAGAAACCGCACCTCCGCTGCAAGTGGGCGAACAATACCGCTGGTCGGTAGCCGCCATCTGCGAACCAGAAGACCGCTTGCAAGACATTGTAGCTTTCGGTCGGTTGCAACGGGTGGAAGAAAGTGACCAACTGCAACGGCAACTCGCTGCCGCCGAAACACCTCTAGCCAAAGCTCAAGCCTACGCGGAAAATGGCATTTGGCACGAAACCACGGAAATTGTAGCGCAGCTGAAACGCCAACAACCAAACAATCAAGCCGTTCAGGACACCTGGGTTCATTTACTGCAGCAAGATACGGTTGCCCTAGGTGACATTGCTCAGCAACCGCTGTTGGATTGCTGTATAGCACCGGAAAACCAACAAACCTCTCGTTTTGAACCCGCATCGGCGCTTTCAGTGTTAGAGGGATCGCCGGCTAGCAGCCAACCACAATAG
- a CDS encoding CHAT domain-containing protein: MKVSAGVKKVGKWLLLLVVGWAIALGVQVVSEAAMPQPSQTQGSPPMVSVASGQRLYQNGRIEAALQIWQQVAARLDSSEKDQQAQVQGYLALAYHKLGQWEPAEDALLQALAIAQKPPVNQQILAKIYNIAGEINYNRGDYQGALDRWEAAAKTYTLAEDRVGEIGAQINQGKALQALGMYRRAQEILEKVRSPIENLSDRELQVAAWLNLGNTLRLTGNLEPSKEVLAKARTVAYQNNMNAQTQAAWLGLGNTMRAELTRQLSRSSSSVNNNFPQLENRQVQQVLIAYQQAVESCSPQKQSRDCPLWLQAQLNRLEVLLLLERTSSAVALLPTIQEHVAALPIASTGVYARIQLAEYINRLRAMDSQLQDLPNMRETAEILAVAVQQARQLGDRRAQSYALGRLAHLYEEKQQYSEARLLTEEALALASQVVGEDIAYQWEWQLGRIWQQLEKTERAIAAYREAVRTLNDLRGELVATNQDVQFSFRDRVEPVYRQLVDLLLRPENHPTQAELREALDTIESLQLAELDNFFREACLEVRPQKIDSVDPEAAVIYPIILPQRLEVVVSIPGQPLQHFATPIAAAEAEQTINRMRQSLRPNSFRSDREPVAREIYDWLVRPVEADLQQNQVQTLVFVLDGALRNIPMAALYDGQQYLLEKYAIALTPGLQLLVADAQTQVDARAIAAGISESTQGFSPLPAVEREISEISQQVSARTLLNRGFTKASLQKSIQENPSPIVHLATHGQFSSEPEQTFILTWEEKIQAKELEALLRSRFQPDTPPIDLLVLSACETAAGDKYAALGLAGLAVRSGARSTAATLWSVQDDSTARLMNKFYQELSQNQIAKAEALRRAQLFLMEEISHPFYWAPFVLVGNWL, from the coding sequence ATGAAGGTTTCGGCTGGGGTGAAAAAAGTAGGTAAATGGCTGTTGTTGTTGGTTGTGGGATGGGCGATCGCTTTGGGCGTACAAGTGGTTTCCGAAGCGGCGATGCCCCAACCCTCCCAAACCCAAGGCAGCCCACCGATGGTTTCGGTGGCATCGGGACAAAGATTGTACCAAAACGGACGCATTGAGGCGGCATTGCAAATATGGCAGCAGGTAGCAGCGCGGTTGGATTCATCCGAGAAAGACCAACAGGCTCAAGTGCAGGGATATTTGGCACTAGCCTATCACAAACTGGGGCAGTGGGAACCAGCAGAAGATGCCCTATTGCAAGCGTTGGCAATCGCCCAAAAACCTCCGGTCAACCAGCAGATCTTAGCCAAAATTTACAATATTGCCGGCGAAATCAACTACAACCGCGGCGACTACCAGGGGGCCTTGGATCGTTGGGAAGCAGCGGCAAAAACCTACACCCTCGCCGAAGACCGGGTGGGAGAAATTGGGGCGCAAATCAACCAAGGGAAAGCTCTACAAGCTTTGGGCATGTACCGCCGCGCCCAGGAAATTCTGGAAAAAGTGCGATCGCCCATCGAAAATTTATCCGATCGGGAACTGCAAGTGGCGGCGTGGCTGAATTTGGGGAATACCCTGCGGCTGACGGGCAATCTGGAACCATCGAAAGAAGTGCTGGCAAAAGCACGTACTGTTGCTTATCAAAATAACATGAACGCCCAAACGCAAGCTGCCTGGCTGGGATTGGGCAACACCATGCGCGCAGAACTTACGCGGCAACTCTCCCGGTCTTCCTCGTCGGTGAATAACAATTTCCCCCAACTGGAAAACCGCCAAGTGCAGCAAGTGTTGATAGCTTACCAACAGGCAGTGGAAAGCTGTTCGCCCCAAAAACAATCTCGGGATTGTCCTTTGTGGTTGCAAGCACAGCTCAATCGCCTGGAAGTGTTGCTGCTGCTGGAACGAACTTCCTCAGCGGTGGCGTTGCTGCCTACCATTCAAGAACACGTCGCGGCGCTGCCCATAGCTTCTACAGGGGTATATGCCCGCATTCAGCTGGCGGAATATATCAATCGCCTGCGCGCTATGGATAGCCAATTGCAGGATTTGCCCAACATGCGGGAAACTGCGGAAATCCTAGCGGTAGCGGTGCAACAGGCACGGCAGTTGGGGGATAGGCGCGCTCAATCCTATGCTTTGGGTCGCTTAGCCCATCTCTACGAGGAAAAACAGCAGTATTCCGAGGCGAGGTTACTGACTGAGGAGGCACTGGCTTTGGCGTCGCAAGTCGTTGGTGAGGATATTGCCTATCAATGGGAATGGCAGCTGGGGCGCATTTGGCAGCAGTTAGAAAAGACCGAGCGCGCGATCGCGGCGTATCGAGAAGCGGTGCGTACCCTCAACGACCTGCGCGGCGAACTGGTGGCTACCAACCAAGATGTGCAATTTTCCTTCCGCGATCGCGTGGAACCGGTGTACCGGCAGTTGGTGGATTTGTTGCTGCGCCCGGAAAACCATCCCACCCAAGCGGAGCTGCGGGAAGCTTTGGATACCATTGAGTCACTGCAACTGGCGGAGTTGGATAATTTTTTCCGGGAAGCCTGTTTGGAGGTGCGCCCCCAAAAAATTGACAGCGTAGACCCCGAGGCGGCGGTGATTTATCCCATTATCCTTCCCCAACGGTTGGAGGTGGTGGTTTCCATTCCCGGGCAACCCCTGCAACACTTTGCTACTCCCATTGCTGCCGCCGAGGCCGAACAGACTATCAATCGCATGCGCCAGTCGCTGCGCCCCAATTCTTTCCGTTCCGACCGCGAACCGGTAGCCCGCGAAATTTACGATTGGTTGGTGCGACCGGTGGAGGCAGATTTGCAGCAAAATCAGGTGCAGACGTTGGTGTTTGTGTTGGATGGGGCGTTGCGCAACATTCCCATGGCGGCTTTGTACGACGGACAACAGTATTTGTTGGAGAAATATGCGATCGCTCTGACGCCGGGGTTGCAGCTATTGGTGGCGGATGCCCAAACTCAGGTAGACGCGCGCGCGATCGCGGCAGGGATTAGCGAATCTACTCAGGGATTTTCTCCTTTGCCGGCGGTGGAACGGGAAATCTCAGAAATTTCCCAACAGGTATCGGCACGTACGCTGCTCAACCGCGGATTTACCAAGGCGTCTTTGCAGAAAAGTATCCAGGAAAATCCCTCTCCCATCGTGCATTTGGCTACCCACGGGCAGTTTAGTTCCGAACCGGAACAGACGTTTATTCTAACGTGGGAGGAAAAAATTCAAGCGAAGGAGTTGGAAGCTTTGCTGCGATCGCGCTTTCAACCGGATACGCCTCCCATCGACCTGTTGGTGTTGAGTGCCTGCGAAACCGCTGCCGGGGATAAATACGCTGCTTTGGGATTGGCAGGATTGGCTGTGCGTTCCGGTGCCCGCAGTACCGCAGCTACCCTCTGGTCGGTTCAGGATGATTCCACCGCTCGTTTAATGAATAAGTTTTACCAGGAATTGTCTCAAAATCAGATCGCCAAAGCCGAAGCCCTACGCCGCGCCCAATTATTTTTGATGGAGGAAATTAGCCATCCCTTTTACTGGGCACCTTTTGTGTTGGTAGGCAACTGGCTGTAG
- a CDS encoding S-layer family protein, protein MRPIQQFFATCTLAVAIAPFGCPPVVAREPFPHTSADKNVQIITQIVPDRTLPQNSQVTRAQNHLEISGGTTVGANLFHSFQEFSLPAETIATFQNANTIKNIITRVTGDRISVLEGTLQANGSANLIFINPNGITIGSNAQLDIGGSFLGTTARSLEFADGTQFHATNPASPPLLTISTPIGLQVGSNAGDIRVFGPGNNLFFDNSLATVREERPTGFAVSPQATLALIGGNIVLSGGNLTASGGEIELASLGSGRMRWVETRRGWEFQPQNIATWNRILLEKTASLEASGNGGGFVRLQGSHILLRDGSSILADTLGNGSGRGVYLQAQEAVEVVGESPEGFASSVFAAVAPEATGSGGRLQVETQRFVVADLAIIGTDTLGAGDAGTLQVQAQTVETSGRSFWSGSSFRGATGDGGNIVIATDTLTISGGTQILAFTQGRGKAGAIDIRASDTIEVRGADGSFESTIAASVEASATGRGGNVNLETNRLVLANGGRLSTATSSESTQGRGGNITVRATSEIYLNGTSSEGIPAAITTSTVGTGDGGQVRLETPSLVLQNGAQVSSAAFESGDGGDVRVRVGDRLLVSGAVPAREIPEADLDFFRDESQTQFPSGLSTSSEGSGHAGQLRVSAGNIELRSHGEITVSSTGSGNAGSMGIETGEMRLDSGGHLRADSAAGLGNINLQTDNLLLRGNSQISTNATGTEPGGNIAIATRTLASLENSDITANAIAGDGGSIQITTSGMLLSPDSQITASSQFGVDGQVAVNSPEVNPEAGLLQVDNDLNQPKQIVATPCQRIEGNEFVMTGYGGLPPAPQESLNQFSTWMDWRSHQRSPAFGATATVRHGIQEASGWRRHQDGTVELVASGEQKTNWYFSIGCDER, encoded by the coding sequence ATGCGCCCCATCCAACAGTTTTTCGCTACCTGTACCCTAGCTGTCGCGATCGCACCTTTTGGCTGCCCACCTGTTGTTGCCCGGGAACCATTCCCCCATACATCTGCCGACAAAAACGTACAAATCATTACTCAAATTGTCCCCGATCGCACCCTGCCGCAAAACTCTCAAGTCACGCGAGCCCAAAATCACTTAGAAATATCAGGAGGAACCACAGTCGGTGCCAATCTTTTCCACAGCTTTCAGGAATTTTCCCTGCCAGCGGAAACCATCGCCACCTTCCAAAACGCGAATACCATCAAAAATATCATTACACGGGTAACCGGCGATCGCATCTCCGTCCTCGAAGGAACCCTACAGGCTAACGGCAGCGCCAACCTCATTTTCATCAATCCCAACGGCATTACCATCGGCAGCAACGCCCAGCTCGACATCGGCGGTTCTTTCTTAGGGACCACCGCCCGCAGCTTAGAATTTGCTGACGGAACGCAATTCCATGCCACCAATCCAGCCAGTCCCCCCTTACTCACCATATCCACCCCCATAGGCTTGCAAGTCGGCAGCAACGCCGGCGACATTCGCGTATTCGGTCCTGGCAACAACCTATTTTTCGACAATTCCCTAGCCACCGTCCGAGAAGAACGACCCACCGGATTTGCCGTCTCCCCCCAAGCCACCCTCGCCCTCATCGGCGGCAATATCGTGCTTTCCGGGGGCAACCTCACCGCCAGTGGGGGCGAAATCGAACTCGCCAGCCTCGGTAGCGGGCGCATGCGCTGGGTGGAAACACGGAGGGGTTGGGAATTTCAACCCCAAAACATCGCCACTTGGAATCGGATTTTGCTGGAAAAAACCGCCTCCCTCGAAGCCAGCGGCAACGGCGGTGGTTTCGTGCGCCTGCAGGGATCGCACATTTTGCTGCGAGATGGGTCTTCCATTCTCGCCGATACTCTGGGAAACGGTAGCGGTCGGGGAGTGTATTTGCAGGCACAGGAAGCAGTGGAAGTAGTGGGAGAAAGTCCGGAAGGCTTTGCCAGCAGCGTATTTGCCGCCGTTGCCCCGGAAGCCACCGGCAGCGGCGGTCGCTTGCAAGTGGAAACCCAACGCTTCGTGGTTGCGGATTTGGCCATCATTGGCACCGATACCTTGGGCGCGGGGGATGCGGGAACGCTGCAGGTACAGGCGCAAACCGTAGAAACCAGCGGCCGGTCTTTTTGGTCTGGTTCCAGCTTTCGCGGCGCTACCGGTGATGGCGGCAACATTGTCATCGCCACCGACACCCTCACCATCAGCGGCGGTACGCAAATCTTGGCTTTTACCCAAGGCAGGGGCAAGGCGGGGGCTATTGACATTCGAGCCAGCGATACCATCGAGGTCCGCGGGGCGGATGGCAGCTTTGAAAGTACCATTGCCGCCAGCGTAGAAGCGAGTGCTACCGGTCGTGGGGGCAACGTCAACCTAGAAACCAACCGATTGGTCCTGGCTAACGGGGGTCGTCTCTCCACAGCCACCAGCAGCGAAAGTACCCAGGGCAGGGGAGGCAATATTACCGTGCGCGCCACTTCCGAAATTTACCTCAACGGCACCAGCAGCGAAGGGATTCCGGCAGCTATTACCACCAGTACTGTGGGGACGGGCGATGGCGGTCAAGTGAGGTTAGAAACGCCGAGTTTGGTGTTGCAAAATGGCGCTCAAGTGAGTTCGGCCGCTTTTGAAAGCGGTGACGGCGGTGATGTGAGGGTGCGTGTCGGCGATCGCTTGTTGGTATCCGGGGCAGTTCCCGCGCGCGAGATTCCCGAAGCCGATTTGGACTTTTTCCGAGACGAGAGCCAAACCCAATTTCCCAGCGGTTTGTCCACTTCCTCCGAAGGCAGCGGTCACGCCGGTCAGCTACGAGTGAGCGCGGGGAACATCGAACTGCGATCGCATGGGGAAATTACTGTCAGCAGTACCGGCAGCGGCAATGCCGGATCCATGGGGATTGAAACTGGGGAGATGCGTCTCGATAGCGGCGGACACCTGCGCGCCGACAGTGCGGCCGGATTGGGCAATATCAACTTGCAAACCGACAATTTGCTGCTGCGGGGAAACAGCCAAATTTCCACCAACGCCACCGGTACCGAACCAGGGGGGAACATTGCCATTGCCACCAGGACCCTAGCCAGTTTGGAAAATAGCGATATTACGGCTAATGCGATCGCCGGCGATGGTGGTAGCATTCAAATTACCACCTCAGGGATGCTCCTATCTCCCGACAGTCAGATAACCGCCAGTTCTCAATTTGGCGTTGATGGTCAGGTAGCCGTGAACTCGCCGGAAGTGAACCCAGAAGCAGGGCTGTTACAGGTGGACAACGATTTGAACCAACCCAAGCAAATTGTGGCCACCCCCTGCCAGCGGATTGAGGGAAACGAATTTGTGATGACCGGATATGGCGGATTGCCCCCTGCACCGCAAGAAAGCCTCAACCAATTTTCTACTTGGATGGATTGGCGCAGCCACCAGCGATCGCCGGCTTTTGGTGCCACAGCGACCGTTCGCCATGGCATTCAAGAAGCCAGCGGCTGGAGACGCCACCAAGACGGCACGGTAGAATTGGTAGCGTCCGGAGAACAAAAGACAAATTGGTATTTTTCTATTGGTTGTGACGAACGGTGA
- a CDS encoding transcriptional repressor, translating into MALYTAASLKSELHQRGCRMTPQREKILHIFQTLPQGKHLSAEELYQILCDRHEPVSLSTVYRNVSLMARLGILRELELAEGHKHYELNRPHPEHHHHLVCVLCHRTLEFKNDSVLQTGYKQAEASQYQLLDCQMTIHAVCEEAVEAGWPSLPENWTCPKRCNRSQPLPDS; encoded by the coding sequence ATGGCACTTTATACCGCTGCATCGCTGAAATCAGAACTTCACCAACGTGGATGTCGCATGACGCCGCAACGGGAAAAGATCCTGCATATTTTTCAAACCCTTCCCCAAGGAAAGCATCTCAGCGCCGAAGAACTATACCAAATTCTATGCGATCGCCACGAACCCGTGAGCCTCTCCACCGTCTATCGCAACGTCAGTTTGATGGCGCGGTTGGGAATTTTGCGGGAACTGGAACTCGCGGAAGGGCACAAACATTACGAACTCAACCGCCCCCATCCCGAACACCACCACCACCTGGTTTGTGTTTTGTGCCACCGCACCCTAGAATTCAAGAATGACTCGGTGTTGCAAACGGGGTACAAGCAAGCCGAAGCCTCCCAATATCAATTGTTGGACTGTCAGATGACCATCCACGCGGTTTGCGAGGAGGCGGTAGAAGCGGGATGGCCCAGTTTGCCGGAGAATTGGACTTGCCCAAAACGGTGCAATCGGTCGCAACCGCTGCCGGATAGTTGA
- a CDS encoding NYN domain-containing protein, with protein sequence MTSEAMPTSEYQTLLVQLLQTTSDSRGDRQVLYAFVQANQDQLNLEFAQHLRSWAQRQFHRSSNDRAKAIAKLLGEFSDFMQQFPGDDEISTLQIAIAGYEMALQVLTKEEFPQSWHRLQSALMSANKQLKKRQDQERREQQLLQNVEQLSQQVRHLQQTLDTDAAASGHAHQPAKNYNAAIFYDIENLTRGYKFSEKLIADLSLREIVSMVKDTGKVGRIAIQRAYANWSDSRLRGMRREIVELGIDPIQLFGFGHGPHKNAADIQLAIDVMEVVHTRPSVEVFIIVSGDGAFASLAKKLHEYGKIVIGCAYEAQTNRVLESVGDAFVRLRDPEDKLANDGHEWENNHHHKADVPEIDLIATTKQVLPQLKQDIRMIRGGIVLPQVRNFLVENIENFEDIYAQYAESVNDKRFTSFLKLICNDTEFDVDKNHPAKLILRSGANGVPENVHCEERYRQILLSGYKKFKLEDPQEIAMVADALANHPIEGEAIEEAAEKIEANLDYQIPREKVLNCLLAFLSAECLEIVDRAGPPWKWMGTLKPEFQSAAQILQALRNSVRNCLREVLMEIDEEIEESVIQQILP encoded by the coding sequence ATGACTTCGGAAGCGATGCCGACCTCTGAGTATCAAACCCTTCTCGTACAACTGTTACAAACTACTTCCGATTCTCGCGGCGATCGTCAAGTTTTGTACGCTTTTGTCCAAGCCAACCAAGACCAGCTCAACCTTGAATTTGCCCAACACTTACGCAGTTGGGCGCAACGGCAGTTTCACCGCAGTTCCAACGACCGTGCTAAGGCGATCGCCAAGTTGTTGGGGGAATTTAGCGATTTTATGCAGCAGTTCCCCGGCGATGACGAAATTTCTACCCTACAAATTGCGATCGCTGGCTACGAAATGGCGTTGCAAGTGCTGACCAAGGAAGAGTTTCCCCAATCGTGGCATCGGTTGCAATCGGCACTCATGTCCGCAAACAAGCAACTGAAAAAGCGCCAAGACCAAGAACGCCGCGAACAGCAGCTCCTGCAAAACGTAGAACAGCTTTCCCAACAGGTACGCCACCTGCAGCAAACCCTCGATACCGATGCTGCCGCATCTGGCCACGCCCACCAACCCGCCAAAAATTACAACGCCGCTATTTTCTACGATATTGAAAACCTCACCCGGGGATACAAATTCAGCGAAAAACTCATTGCTGACTTGTCTTTGCGAGAAATTGTCAGTATGGTCAAAGACACGGGCAAGGTGGGGCGTATTGCCATTCAAAGAGCCTATGCCAACTGGTCCGATAGCCGCTTGCGGGGGATGCGCCGGGAAATTGTGGAGTTGGGCATCGATCCCATCCAACTGTTTGGGTTCGGTCACGGTCCCCACAAAAATGCGGCGGACATCCAACTGGCTATTGATGTGATGGAAGTGGTACATACCCGCCCTAGTGTAGAAGTATTTATTATCGTCTCCGGGGATGGAGCTTTTGCTTCCCTGGCGAAAAAGCTCCACGAATACGGCAAAATTGTCATTGGCTGTGCCTACGAAGCCCAAACCAATCGGGTATTGGAATCGGTTGGTGATGCTTTTGTGCGTTTGCGCGATCCAGAGGACAAACTGGCGAACGATGGCCATGAGTGGGAAAACAACCACCACCACAAAGCAGACGTACCGGAAATCGACCTAATTGCTACCACTAAGCAAGTGCTTCCCCAACTTAAACAAGACATACGCATGATTCGTGGCGGTATCGTTCTGCCGCAAGTGCGTAATTTCCTGGTAGAAAACATCGAAAATTTTGAAGATATTTACGCTCAATACGCGGAATCCGTGAACGACAAGCGGTTCACTTCTTTCTTAAAACTGATTTGTAACGATACGGAATTTGATGTAGATAAAAACCATCCCGCCAAGCTGATTTTGCGTAGCGGTGCCAATGGCGTACCGGAAAACGTCCATTGCGAAGAAAGGTACCGGCAAATTTTGCTCAGCGGGTACAAAAAGTTTAAGTTGGAAGACCCCCAAGAGATTGCCATGGTTGCCGATGCCCTGGCCAACCATCCCATCGAAGGGGAAGCCATTGAAGAGGCGGCAGAGAAAATCGAAGCCAATTTGGACTATCAAATTCCCCGCGAGAAAGTGCTCAACTGTTTGTTGGCTTTTCTGTCGGCGGAATGTTTGGAAATTGTCGATCGCGCTGGACCTCCCTGGAAGTGGATGGGAACTTTGAAGCCGGAGTTTCAATCGGCGGCGCAAATTTTGCAAGCTCTGCGCAATAGCGTTCGCAACTGCTTGCGGGAGGTGTTGATGGAAATTGACGAAGAAATTGAAGAAAGTGTCATCCAGCAAATTCTGCCTTAG